Proteins co-encoded in one Ziziphus jujuba cultivar Dongzao chromosome 9, ASM3175591v1 genomic window:
- the LOC132799418 gene encoding uncharacterized protein LOC132799418 — MPLYPYLKELELRDSSLKTFQRTQQMMIMKNKATASSSSISPLSNLSKLFISLIENLQSLPDEPTGLTSLKTLYIHGCLRLKYLSTAIRHLSSLQELKISTSYEALDIFHNHEGDHDENF; from the coding sequence ATGCCACTTTACCCCTACCTTAAAGAACTTGAGTTGCGAGATTCTAGCTTGAAGACTTTCCAACGAACACAACAGATGATGATTATGAAGAACAAAGCAACAGCTTCGTCTTCGTCAATCTCTCCTCTCTCAAATTTGTCTAAATTGTTTATTTCTCTGATTGAGAATCTACAATCTCTCCCAGATGAGCCAACAGGCCTCACTTCTCTCAAGACTCTTTATATCCATGGGTGTCTACGATTGAAGTACTTGTCTACTGCTATTCGACATCTCAGCTCTCTTCAAGAGCTAAAGATTAGCACCAGCTATGAGGCACTTGACATATTCCACAACCACGAGGGTGATCATGATGAGAACTTTTAG